The proteins below come from a single Oncorhynchus tshawytscha isolate Ot180627B linkage group LG22, Otsh_v2.0, whole genome shotgun sequence genomic window:
- the LOC112222096 gene encoding transmembrane protein 115 — protein MNRYLPVARQHFFGALANTSVVVKSISAIVLLLYLLSWAVDTPYALGVTPGYLFPPNFWIWTLVTHAVVEQHVWGVAANVGTVMACGRLLEPLWGALELLIFFTVVNISAGLLAGLSYLLTYVVTFDLDYLFAVRVHGTPAFLGGVLVALKQTMGDTTVLRVPQVRLKAAPALVLLCFSLLCLSGLLESAAPLAAYSFGALAGWVYLRFYQRHSRGRGDMSDHFAFASFFPEVVQPVVGLLAGLVHAALVKIKVCRKMVKRYDVGAPSSITISLPGTDPQDAERRRQLALKALNERLKKVEDQSTWPSMDDEDDDNEDEVRTDTPLLLGQERTTPAGGSSGSQNTTGQESSIISFEDAPSRS, from the exons ATGAATCGCTATCTGCCAGTTGCACGACAGCACTTCTTTGGCGCATTAGCCAATACGAGCGTTGTGGTGAAGTCCATAAGTGCCATAGTGCTCCTTCTGTACCTGCTCTCATGGGCAGTTGACACTCCATATGCCCTGGGCGTGACACCTGGCTACCTCTTCCCCCCTAACTTCTGGATCTGGACCCTGGTGACCCATGCCGTGGTGGAGCAGCATGTGTGGGGAGTGGCAGCCAACGTGGGGACTGTTATGGCCTGTGGCCGTCTGTTGGAGCCTCTGTGGGGCGCCTTGGAGCTGCTCATCTTTTTCACTGTGGTCAACATCTCTGCAGGCCTCCTGGCTGGCCTCTCCTACTTGCTCACGTATGTCGTCACCTTCGACCTGGACTACCTGTTCGCGGTGCGTGTCCACGGGACACCAGCCTTCCTCGGGGGGGTGTTGGTGGCCCTTAAGCAGACCATGGGGGATACGACGGTGCTGCGGGTTCCCCAGGTGAGGCTCAAAGCTGCCCCGGCGCTGGTCCTCCTCTGCTTTTCCCTGCTCTGCCTCTCAGGCCTGCTGGAGAGTGCCGCCCCACTGGCGGCCTACAGCTTTGGCGCCCTGGCAGGCTGGGTCTACCTACGCTTCTACCAGAGGCATAGCCGGGGCCGTGGTGACATGTCAGATCACTTTGCCTTTGCCTCCTTCTTCCCTGAAGTGGTACAGCCGGTGGTGGGGCTGCTGGCTGGCCTGGTGCACGCAGCCCTGGTGAAGATCAAGGTTTGTAGGAAGATGGTAAAGCGCTACGACGTGGGGGCACCTTCCTCCATCACCATCAGTCTGCCAGGGACGGACCCCCAGGacgcagagaggaggag GCAGTTGGCGCTGAAGGCCCTAAACGAGCGACTGAAGAAGGTGGAGGACCAGTCGACCTGGCCAAGCATGGACGATGAAGACGACGACAATGAGGATGAAGTTCGGACCGACACTCCCCTGCTCTTGGGACAGGAGAGAACGACGCCAGCAGGGGGTTCTAGCGGCTCCCAGAACACCACAGGACAGGAGTCCAGCATCATCAGCTTTGAAGACGCCCCCTCCCGCTCATAA